Proteins from one Mycobacterium sp. SMC-2 genomic window:
- a CDS encoding manganese catalase family protein codes for MFVHNKDLQFEVRVREPDPRFATLLQEQFGGANGELKAAMQYFTQAFVLRGKNPKLYDLFMDIATEELSHLEMVGSMITMLLDGLNDNLKIANEKCDWMPAVASGDGRDQIIHQVAVNPLYLALNGGSPDVSNSQGVPWMGSYVNANGDPTVDLRSNLAAESRAKMVYEYLKQYTDDPGVQDTLTFLMTREVTHYQQFTAALNELPVNFPPGQLPGDPRFQNVAFNMSNGGGESVRGPWNQGQGPWPEGMEWEYVEKPEQQWLGGTTRQNQGAQQNPQGSPAIKAEKPFTHEQHVPTS; via the coding sequence GTGTTCGTTCACAACAAAGATCTTCAATTCGAGGTCCGGGTCAGAGAGCCCGATCCACGGTTTGCGACGCTGCTCCAGGAGCAGTTCGGTGGCGCCAATGGTGAACTCAAGGCCGCCATGCAGTACTTCACCCAGGCTTTCGTCCTGCGCGGGAAGAACCCCAAGCTGTACGACCTGTTCATGGACATCGCCACCGAGGAACTCAGCCACCTCGAGATGGTCGGCTCGATGATCACGATGTTGCTGGACGGCCTCAACGACAACCTGAAGATTGCCAACGAGAAGTGCGACTGGATGCCCGCGGTGGCGAGCGGAGACGGCCGCGACCAGATCATTCATCAAGTTGCCGTCAACCCGCTGTATCTGGCGCTGAACGGAGGGAGCCCGGATGTGAGCAACTCCCAGGGCGTGCCCTGGATGGGCTCCTACGTCAACGCCAACGGTGACCCCACAGTGGATCTGCGCAGCAACCTGGCCGCCGAGTCCCGCGCAAAAATGGTCTACGAGTACCTCAAGCAGTACACCGACGATCCCGGTGTACAAGACACCCTCACCTTTCTGATGACGCGGGAAGTGACGCACTACCAGCAGTTCACCGCGGCGCTCAACGAGCTTCCGGTCAACTTTCCGCCCGGACAGTTGCCGGGCGACCCGCGCTTCCAGAACGTGGCGTTCAACATGTCCAACGGCGGCGGCGAATCGGTCCGTGGCCCGTGGAACCAGGGTCAGGGGCCGTGGCCCGAGGGCATGGAGTGGGAGTACGTCGAGAAGCCCGAACAGCAGTGGCTCGGCGGCACCACGCGCCAGAACCAGGGTGCGCAGCAGAACCCGCAGGGCTCGCCCGCCATCAAGGCCGAGAAGCCCTTCACACACGAACAACACGTTCCGACAAGTTAA
- a CDS encoding hemerythrin domain-containing protein, translated as MDAITFLRQDHKSVLGLFETLDGAPSGSGAEASGLETMVNNLIIAESQHEVIEEQFFWPAVRNAIGDGLVDKAIEQEQAGKQLLQRLEDGKPGDPDYHEALQEFVRAGREHIAYEQDVVWPQVELAISREELEKIGEKLEQAKKIAPTRPHPGTPPNPAVLKTVGMGAAVVDHVRDAFTGRAEDNPPDPQVK; from the coding sequence ATGGACGCAATTACTTTTCTTCGTCAAGACCACAAAAGTGTGCTCGGTCTGTTCGAGACGCTCGATGGGGCACCATCGGGTTCTGGCGCCGAGGCGAGCGGCCTGGAGACGATGGTGAACAACCTCATCATCGCCGAATCACAGCATGAGGTCATTGAGGAACAGTTCTTCTGGCCGGCGGTGCGCAACGCAATCGGTGACGGACTGGTCGACAAGGCCATCGAGCAGGAGCAGGCCGGCAAGCAGCTGTTGCAGCGGCTGGAGGACGGCAAGCCCGGCGATCCGGACTACCACGAAGCGCTGCAGGAGTTCGTCCGCGCGGGCCGTGAGCACATCGCGTACGAGCAGGACGTGGTGTGGCCGCAGGTCGAATTGGCGATCAGCCGCGAGGAGCTGGAGAAGATCGGCGAAAAGCTGGAACAGGCAAAGAAAATCGCGCCCACCCGGCCCCACCCCGGCACCCCGCCCAACCCGGCGGTGCTCAAGACGGTGGGAATGGGGGCGGCGGTCGTCGACCACGTGCGCGACGCGTTCACCGGTCGCGCCGAGGACAACCCGCCGGACCCGCAAGTCAAGTAA
- a CDS encoding cation diffusion facilitator family transporter, giving the protein MAADGITKSVLAAFAANAGIAVAKLAGYLVTGSSAMLAESVHSLADTINEVLLMVGKHAALRRPDALHQFGYGRSRYFYSFVVALLVFVLGAVAASYEGYRKITHPEPLTAPGVAIAILVVAAALEALSLRTVRTQAKRLKGSDSWWQFIRNSRIPEPPVVLLEDSAALVGLGVAFAGVTATVVTGNPLWDAVSTLGIGALLAVIAVVLIIETHSMLIGEGATTDQCKKIRSALQRAGNVDSVVDLRTQYLAPDQMVVVAKVVFGPDRQFATAAEVIRNAEARIRDSVPAVRVVYIQPEVEPGTT; this is encoded by the coding sequence ATGGCGGCTGACGGCATCACCAAGTCTGTCTTGGCGGCGTTCGCTGCCAACGCCGGAATCGCCGTCGCGAAACTCGCCGGCTACCTGGTCACCGGAAGTTCGGCCATGCTCGCCGAGTCGGTGCACTCACTTGCCGACACCATCAACGAAGTGTTGTTGATGGTGGGCAAGCATGCGGCGCTCAGGCGACCAGATGCCTTGCATCAGTTCGGGTATGGCCGAAGCCGCTACTTCTACTCGTTCGTCGTCGCCCTGCTGGTATTCGTCCTCGGGGCGGTAGCCGCCAGCTATGAGGGTTATCGCAAGATCACCCACCCCGAGCCGCTGACCGCACCGGGCGTTGCCATTGCGATCCTCGTCGTCGCCGCGGCCTTGGAAGCCTTGAGCCTGCGGACGGTGCGGACCCAGGCCAAGCGGCTGAAGGGTTCCGACAGCTGGTGGCAGTTCATCCGCAATTCCCGCATCCCGGAGCCACCCGTGGTGCTGTTGGAGGATAGCGCCGCACTAGTCGGTCTGGGCGTGGCGTTCGCGGGCGTGACGGCGACGGTCGTCACGGGAAACCCGTTGTGGGACGCGGTCAGTACGCTTGGCATCGGTGCGCTGCTGGCCGTGATCGCCGTGGTATTGATCATCGAGACGCACAGCATGTTGATCGGCGAGGGAGCAACCACCGACCAGTGCAAGAAGATTCGGTCCGCCCTGCAGCGGGCCGGGAACGTCGATTCCGTGGTTGACCTGCGCACCCAATACCTCGCCCCGGATCAGATGGTGGTGGTCGCCAAGGTCGTGTTCGGGCCCGACAGGCAGTTCGCCACCGCCGCCGAAGTTATCAGGAATGCCGAGGCGCGCATTCGTGACAGCGTGCCCGCGGTGCGGGTCGTCTACATTCAGCCCGAGGTCGAGCCCGGGACGACTTAA
- a CDS encoding F420-dependent hydroxymycolic acid dehydrogenase: MTGVSRRAFGRMAAGAGMLGTAGLPAGCGRGRTDHATPAAPPPAAKGVGVVLSHEQFRTDQLVAQAQAAEQAGFQYVWASDHIQPWQDNEGHSMFPWLTLALVGNATSRISFGTGVTCPTYRYHPAVVAQAFASLAVLSPGRVFLGVGTGERLNEQATTNAFGKYTERHDRLIEAISLIRQLWSGSRISFAGSYFQTNALKIYDTPPTPPPIFVAASGPKSATLAGRYGDGWIGQARDVTNPTLVAAFNAGARAAGRDPAGLGKRAELFAVVGDDAVATTAADLWRFTAGAVDQPNPVEIQRAAQANPIDKVLANWTVGTDPAPHVKAVQAVLDAGAVPFLHFPQGNPSTAIEFYRTNVLPRLH; this comes from the coding sequence GTGACCGGCGTTTCGCGTCGCGCATTCGGGCGGATGGCCGCCGGTGCCGGCATGCTCGGCACCGCCGGGCTTCCCGCCGGCTGCGGTCGCGGAAGGACCGACCACGCCACACCCGCCGCTCCGCCGCCCGCGGCCAAGGGAGTGGGTGTGGTGCTCTCGCATGAACAATTCCGCACCGACCAGTTGGTTGCACAAGCCCAGGCCGCCGAACAGGCCGGCTTCCAATATGTCTGGGCCAGCGACCATATCCAGCCGTGGCAGGACAACGAGGGCCATTCGATGTTCCCGTGGCTGACCCTGGCGCTGGTGGGCAACGCCACCAGCCGCATCTCGTTCGGCACCGGGGTGACCTGCCCCACGTATCGGTATCACCCGGCCGTGGTGGCACAGGCCTTTGCCTCGCTGGCGGTCCTCAGCCCCGGACGGGTGTTCCTGGGGGTCGGCACCGGGGAACGGCTCAACGAGCAGGCGACCACCAACGCGTTCGGCAAGTACACCGAGCGCCACGATCGCCTGATCGAGGCGATCAGCCTGATCCGCCAGTTGTGGAGCGGATCGCGAATCTCGTTCGCCGGAAGCTACTTTCAGACCAACGCGCTGAAGATCTACGACACACCGCCCACACCCCCGCCGATCTTCGTGGCGGCCAGCGGGCCCAAGAGCGCGACACTGGCCGGTCGATACGGTGACGGCTGGATCGGTCAGGCCCGGGACGTCACGAACCCCACACTGGTGGCCGCGTTCAACGCCGGCGCGCGGGCCGCCGGCCGCGACCCGGCCGGCCTGGGCAAGCGGGCCGAGCTGTTCGCGGTCGTCGGCGACGACGCCGTGGCAACCACCGCCGCCGACCTGTGGCGCTTCACCGCCGGCGCGGTCGACCAGCCGAACCCGGTCGAAATCCAGCGCGCCGCGCAGGCCAACCCGATCGACAAAGTGCTGGCCAACTGGACGGTCGGCACCGATCCCGCCCCACACGTCAAGGCGGTGCAAGCGGTCTTGGACGCCGGCGCCGTTCCGTTTCTGCATTTCCCCCAAGGCAATCCGTCGACGGCCATCGAGTTCTACCGCACCAACGTCCTGCCCAGGTTGCATTAA
- a CDS encoding GNAT family N-acetyltransferase — protein sequence MTPQAHPARKADVRELSRTLARAFYDDPVMTWLLPDARARTANLYRLFATMTRHHHLGCGGVEVAPGGPGIGAAALWDPPNQWRETRLGELLMTPTFLRVFGLKATRARGVQELMKRAHPEEPHWYLAAIGSDPSVRGQGFGQALMRSRLERCDAEYCPAYLESSKPENVPYYERFGFTVTRELTLPEGGPSMWAMWRTPR from the coding sequence GTGACTCCCCAGGCGCATCCTGCGCGCAAGGCCGATGTCCGCGAACTGTCGCGCACCCTGGCCCGGGCCTTCTACGACGACCCGGTGATGACCTGGCTGCTGCCCGACGCGAGGGCCCGGACGGCGAACTTGTACCGGTTGTTCGCGACGATGACACGCCACCATCATCTGGGCTGCGGCGGCGTCGAGGTGGCCCCCGGCGGCCCCGGCATCGGGGCGGCGGCGCTCTGGGACCCGCCGAATCAGTGGCGCGAGACGCGCCTGGGTGAGCTGTTGATGACGCCGACCTTTCTGCGCGTGTTCGGACTGAAGGCGACGAGGGCACGCGGCGTGCAGGAGTTGATGAAGCGCGCGCATCCCGAAGAGCCACACTGGTATCTCGCCGCGATCGGGAGTGACCCTTCGGTCCGCGGGCAGGGCTTCGGCCAGGCGCTGATGCGGTCACGGCTGGAGCGCTGCGACGCCGAATACTGTCCGGCCTATCTCGAATCGAGCAAGCCCGAGAATGTGCCGTACTACGAACGTTTCGGTTTCACCGTGACCCGCGAGCTCACGTTGCCCGAGGGCGGGCCGAGCATGTGGGCGATGTGGCGCACGCCGCGGTAG
- a CDS encoding TetR family transcriptional regulator, which yields MRSSGRERTRESRSREERKEATRRAIIAAALKLLQDRSFSSLSLREVTREVGIVPAAFYRHFDSMEALGLVLIDESFRSLRDTLREARAGKLDPNRVIESSVEILVASVAQRREHWRFIARERNSGLSVLRYAIRTEIRLITSELATDLARFPRLHEWTTEDLNVLATLFVNAMIVIAEAIEDAQSAEALEDIRRIAVKQLRMIAIGIAGWKSTP from the coding sequence GTGCGCAGTTCTGGTCGCGAGCGCACACGCGAAAGCCGATCGCGCGAGGAGCGCAAGGAGGCCACCCGTCGCGCCATCATCGCCGCGGCGCTCAAGCTGCTGCAGGACCGTAGCTTTTCCAGCCTGAGCCTGCGCGAGGTGACCCGTGAGGTGGGGATCGTGCCGGCGGCGTTCTACCGTCATTTCGACTCGATGGAGGCCCTCGGGCTGGTCTTGATCGACGAGTCGTTCCGAAGCCTGCGCGACACCCTGCGTGAGGCGCGCGCCGGCAAGCTCGATCCGAACCGGGTGATCGAATCGTCCGTCGAAATCCTGGTCGCCAGTGTCGCGCAGCGGCGGGAACATTGGCGATTCATCGCACGCGAACGCAACAGCGGGCTGAGCGTGCTGCGTTACGCCATCCGCACCGAGATCCGGCTGATCACCTCCGAACTGGCCACCGACCTGGCGCGCTTTCCGCGGCTGCACGAGTGGACAACCGAAGATCTCAACGTACTGGCGACCCTGTTCGTCAACGCGATGATCGTCATCGCGGAGGCCATCGAGGACGCGCAAAGCGCCGAGGCTTTGGAAGACATCCGGCGGATCGCCGTCAAGCAGTTGCGGATGATCGCCATCGGCATTGCCGGCTGGAAGAGCACGCCCTAG
- a CDS encoding flavin reductase family protein yields the protein MFTQTAQTSGRALARTLRKRVLGSDLLDLLTGPHGVDRYTELVAPTWTLGEARAKVIDVRRTTVRSVTLTLAPNESFTSAWTVKAGQYVNLSVEVDGRRHTRCYSPANAEGAAHLEVTIGRHDGGLVSNYLYEHARRGMVVGLAGVGGDFVLPAVRPRRTLFVSGGSGITPVMAMLRTLVVENHPGEIAFIHYARTAAEACYRDELATLPGVRVLHGYTRSDGGDLAGRFDAAHLAAAMPAPDAVFVCGPTPLVDAVRHHCDNVHSESFVPPSFEAPANPSGGRVSFSDSGVDVVDDGRSLLEQAESAGLAPDNGCRMGICHTCTRRKTAGTVRNLVTGAVSTVPDEDVQICVSVPVGDVDLTL from the coding sequence ATGTTCACTCAAACCGCTCAGACTTCTGGTCGGGCCCTCGCTCGGACTTTGCGGAAGCGAGTCTTGGGTTCCGACCTGCTCGACCTGCTCACCGGTCCGCACGGCGTAGACCGTTACACCGAGCTGGTGGCGCCGACCTGGACGCTGGGGGAGGCCCGCGCCAAGGTGATCGACGTGCGCCGCACAACCGTCCGCAGCGTCACCCTCACCCTCGCCCCGAACGAGAGCTTCACGTCCGCCTGGACCGTCAAAGCCGGCCAATACGTCAACCTCAGCGTCGAGGTCGACGGCCGGCGGCACACCCGCTGCTATTCGCCGGCCAACGCCGAAGGGGCCGCCCACCTCGAGGTGACGATCGGTCGGCACGATGGCGGGCTGGTCTCCAACTACCTGTACGAGCACGCCCGCCGCGGCATGGTGGTCGGTCTGGCGGGCGTCGGCGGCGACTTCGTGTTGCCGGCGGTGCGGCCGCGGCGGACCCTGTTCGTTTCCGGTGGAAGCGGCATCACACCGGTGATGGCGATGCTGCGGACCCTGGTCGTCGAGAATCACCCGGGCGAGATCGCGTTCATCCACTACGCCCGCACCGCGGCCGAGGCCTGCTACCGCGACGAGCTGGCGACGCTGCCCGGAGTCCGCGTCCTGCACGGCTACACCCGATCCGACGGCGGCGATCTCGCCGGCCGATTCGACGCCGCGCATCTGGCCGCCGCGATGCCAGCACCCGACGCGGTGTTCGTCTGCGGGCCAACACCTTTGGTCGATGCCGTGCGACACCACTGCGACAACGTCCACAGCGAGAGCTTCGTGCCACCGTCGTTCGAGGCGCCGGCCAATCCCTCGGGCGGACGGGTCAGCTTCTCCGACAGCGGGGTCGATGTCGTCGACGACGGACGCTCCCTGCTGGAACAGGCGGAATCGGCCGGCCTGGCACCCGACAACGGCTGCCGGATGGGTATCTGCCACACCTGCACCCGGCGAAAGACCGCCGGAACGGTGCGCAACCTCGTCACCGGCGCGGTCTCGACCGTTCCGGACGAGGACGTGCAGATCTGCGTGTCCGTCCCGGT